The following coding sequences lie in one Candoia aspera isolate rCanAsp1 chromosome 11, rCanAsp1.hap2, whole genome shotgun sequence genomic window:
- the LOC134504071 gene encoding adhesion G-protein coupled receptor G1-like: MITTSSLCWIPRIKTRAPRMPFYLLLLLFQLPAWGKGNPNGTSDMEEEIRKIESKLMQLETRQGRSFTREDPFLYLQHLESTLVNMQFEEHYKSFKRKKIQANVHKISSQTPESLPIEVEVEDEEVRKFQVTLSKTVLAKSKQHRVDQEGRVVMLAATSPVLFKDNDSNPILGGKVIGISVRNTSVRGLTPNERVSITLWHHNLQRNLTPMCVFWVMGAKPGYPGKWDTSGCEVVRGENETTCLCDHLTFFAVLMVSPSPRISILQSTWGQKMISGTTNSQKLRQTGQCDVVPSNIDKIHYKTLNTVTHVGCTISALASLVTIFFLCLRQKEGEHIVYIHMNLLWAILLLDVSFLIAAYLVPTGDDMACKVGGMFLHFGVLACLTWMAIEGYSLYRLVIEVFNSYLKYFRLKLSLVGWGLPMFTVCLIFVINQSYYGPFSVKVYESADNYTNATICWITKKEISNFLNLGYLSLVLFFNGIMLATMVYEILKLRHRERHWEYAVMLLGLSCVLGIPWGLAFFALTSGTFKLVAVYLFTIINSLQGFLIFLWYVAKVLQSRRSSCMQCASSNSMRLQSNSTSI; encoded by the exons ATGATTACAACATCAAGCCTCTGCTGGATCCCACGAATTAAAACCAGGGCTCCCAGGATGCCCTTttacctcctccttctccttttccagcTTCCAG CTTGGGGAAAAGGAAACCCAAATGGAACAAGTGACATGGAAGAAGAAATTAGGAAGATAGAATCAAAACTGATGCAGTTAGAAACTCGGCAGGGTAGAAGTTTCACACGTGAGGATCCATTTTT ATACCTCCAACATTTGGAGTCAACTTTGGTAAACATGCAGTTTGAAGAACATTACAAGAGCTttaagagaaaaaagatacaagcAAATGTGCACAAAATTTCATCCCAGACACCTGAAAGTCTGCCCATTGAAGTAGAAGTGGAG gATGAAGAAGTCCGTAAGTTCCAAGTGACTCTGTCAAAAACAGTCTTAGCAAAATCCAAACAGCATCGGGTTGACCAGGAGGGACGAGTTGTGATGTTGGCAGCTACAAGTCCGGTGCTCTTCAAG GATAATGATTCTAACCCAATCCTTGGTGGAAAAGTGATTGGCATCTCAGTAAGGAACACGTCAGTCCGTGGGTTGACTCCAAACGAACGGGTATCAATAACCCTTTGGCATCACAACCTTCAG agGAATTTGACTCCCATGTGTGTGTTCTGGGTTATGGGCGCCAAGC CTGGCTACCCTGGCAAGTGGGACACATCAGGCTGTGAAGTGGTACGTGGAGAAAATGAGACGACCTGCCTTTGTGACCATCTCACCTTCTTTGCGGTGCTCATGGTGAGTCCCAGTCCCCGCATCAGCATCCTGCAGAGCACATGGGGACAAAAGATGATTTCTGGGACCACCAACTCCCAGAAGCTCAGACAGACTGGCCAGTG TGATGTA GTGCCCTCAAATATAGACAAGATCCACTATAAAACCCTGAACACTGTCACTCATGTTGGTTGCACCATTTCCGCTCTGGCTTCACTtgtcaccatcttcttcctttgCTTGAG GCAAAAGGAGGGAGAACACATTGTCTACATCCACATGAATCTCCTCTGGGCCATCTTGCTCCTTGACGTGAGCTTCCTCATCGCGGCTTACTTGGTTCCTACCGGAGATGACATGGCTTGCAAAGTTGGTGGCATGTTTCTGCACTTTGGCGTGCTAGCGTGCTTGACCTGGATGGCCATTGAGGGCTACAGTCTCTACCGGCTGGTGATCGAAGTCTTCAATTCCTACCTCAAATACTTTCGTCTCAAGCTCTCCCTGGTGGGCTGGG GTCTTCCCATGTTCACTGTGTGTCTAATTTTTGTGATCAATCAGTCGTACTACGGCCCTTTCTCTGTTAAGGTCTATGAGTCTGCTGATAATTATACCAATGCAACCAT CTGTTGGATTACGAAAAAAGAGATCAGCAATTTCCTGAATTTGGGCTATTTAAGCCTGGTGCTCTTCTTCAACGGCATCATGCTGGCCACGATGGTGTACGAGATCCTCAAACTGAGACATCGAGAGCGTCACTGGGAATATGCCGTGatgcttctggggctgagctgtgTCCTGGGCATCCCGTGGGGACTGGCCTTCTTTGCGCTCACTTCTGGGACGTTCAAGTTGGTGGCAGTCTATCTTTTCACCATCATCAACTCTCTTCAAG GCTTCCTCATCTTCCTTTGGTACGTGGCCAAAGTGCTGCAGTCCCGCAGGTCGTCTTGCATGCAGTGCGCATCTTCCAACAGCATGAGGCTACAGTCAAACAGCACCAGCATCTGA